GAATCACAAACTACTAAAAGATAGCTCATAACAGTCAACATGTGTATTGAcaaatgtgtgagtgtgtgtgtgcgtgtgtgtgcatatatagcCATACATTGCTTTGTAGATGCAGAGAAATTTTCCACAAACATAAGAAACTGTTAATAATAGTAACCTTAAAAGGAGACAGTGGAAGATCagggtgggagaagaaaaagggaaaaatctttTACTTTGGACTCTTCTATagagattaaatattttactataagaatatataatttttatagtgtAAAAGTAACAAACGATGTAAAAGTGTTTAAGAGAAATTATCCACTATACCTACATATCTGACCTCCAACCCTTTGCACACTAGATGCACACTCACACATCACCTGTAAAACTATAAATCTCCTGTACCTATGTCTTGAATGTTTTGTCATTAGATTTTAGCTTTTCATTATAGATTCAAAATAACTTTACTGTAAATGCAGTTAAAGTTGGATCCAGTTCTTATGAATatagcttttatttaatttataaagaaagataCATTGTAATTTTACTTCAAAAGTACATTTTTTCTGATCAGTTTCCAGAAAGCTTGTTTCACATTCTTGTTCCTCAAACTATAAATGATGGGGTTCAACATAGGGCTTATAAAACTGTAGAAAACAGCAATAACTTTAGACTGCTCCACTGACTTGTCCGTGGGAGGTCTAACATACATGCAGAACAGTGTCCCATAAAATACAGTCACTGCCACCAGATGGGACCCACAGGTGGAAAAAGCTTTGTGCCTGCCTTCAGCAGACTGCATCCTCAGGATGGCGATGAGTATGAAGATATAGGAGATGAGGATTATGAGGAGAGAGTTGGAGAGGTTAAATCCTGCTACCACAAACATGGATGTCTCCTTAATGAAAGTGTCAGAGCAGGAGAGCTGGATAAGAGGAGGGTCAGCTCAGTAGAAGTGATTAATAATATTGGAGTCACAGAAGGTCAAGCGGTAGGTCCACATGGTTTCCATCAGGCCACTAAGGAACCCATAGACATATGGACCAACAATCAGGCGAATACATACCCCTCTGGACATCTTGCTGCTGTAAAGCAAAGGGTTACAGATGGCCATGTATCTATCATAAGCCATTACGGCTAGCATGTAATATTCAGTAATAACCATGGCAATGAAGAAATAACACTGGACTAAACAAGCAGCATGGGAAATGGTTTTCTTCTCTGATGAGAAGTTCACCAACATCTTGGGAGTCACATTCGTGGAATAGCACAAATCCAAGCAAGACAAACTGGCAAGAAAGTAGTACATGGGGGTATGGAGGCATGAATCTATCCTGATCAATACCAACATTCCAAGGTTCCCCCCCACAGTGATCAAATAGATCACCAGAAACAGCACAAAGAGGACAGGCTGAAGCTCTGGACGATCTGTTAATCCCAAGAGAACAAATTCTGTCACCAGGGTGGAATTTCCTCTGACCATTTTCTTAGCTGCCAGCGTGTTCACTTAGAcgaataaaataaagtaagaagtGAGTGAGAAATCcattatatatttctctctttctctcattctccatTCTCACACTCTCCATCATCCTTACACAAAACTAGTATCAGGGTCTGCAGTTGGAAGagctgagaattttaaaagaaggccAGAGCCCTTATGAGCTGGGTGTGTAATGTGCAGATGATTCCCAAGACAACAGACCCTGTGACACAATATGTTCTGGAATGGAGGGTCTTATGACAAAAAAAGTTTGTCTACAAAAGGATTAAATGACCAGTTGTCACTTAACGGTTCACTATAAAACCATAGCCTTCATCACTGATCCCGGGAATGGTGCCAGACAAAATGGTGACATGAGTTTGAAAACACTCAACAGTCAACAGTGTTTGCATATTAAGAAGCTTAACTCGAGACTTGCACCCCTACTGGCTGTATTAAAGAGCCCCAAATTACAGTGGTTTGAAGGAAGTTCTCTGGAACCTGTTTTGCTGCTCTATCAATAAAATACAGGGAAATGTTGTATTCCTATGCAAGTAGACCAAAGATAAAGATcccaaatttgaaaataacaaaGCCTAATATAAATAACTAATGTAGGGACTTTCATTCAGAAGCACTTGTATGAATCAAGAAAGGGAGACACAGGTTTTGGGGGGAAGAGAAGTGGCCAAAACTTAAGattatagttttgtttgtttatccattttttttaatttatctcagAAAGCATTTAAGGGGTTTACAGCATAGTTGGCTGTGTGTGCTATGGAGATAACACAAATTGGACTCTAAACTTTTTAGCAGCATTATGTAAATAGTTCAACCTTCTTCACCACAGAATTACGATGCCCagaaattataaatcaaaaaTCAATTAGGAGAGATAGAATCATTCTTAGCAGAGAGTTCAGGTGATACTAATTATAACAAAAGGATTACACTTTTAGATAAAATTATCAGTTCATTATaatatgaattataatttaaaaattaaatgatgaatAATTTTTCCAGGAGTCTGGAGAATATATTTGGATCATGGATTCTCTGTGTTttcctgtgttattttttaagtgatagaCTAAATAAGATAAAGGGATCAGAACTCAAATGACAGTGGGAGCCATTTGGATAATAAGAATGAGTGATGTGGGCTGGGTCTAAAGGTGAGCAGAAGTGAACCAAAAAGCCAGCAGCCACTCAGGTTACTATACAGTGATATGGGCTCCATGTTCCAAGAGCTTAAGAGTTCCAAATTTAAACAGGTATCAGAATTCACTTTGTAATGTGAAACTTACCACATGCAATGTTGGCAAATAATTCCATTTGTAAACCTATCCTTACCAGAGTGTCACAAAAGAAGTCTGTAAGACTGATCCTCTGAGATGCAAATAGTAATATCATTCAATGCCAATGTCACCAACTGTATTTCTATTCTAGTATCTGAGCGGTTCCTGAAGATGGAAGCAAGCACCCTCCAAAGTTAGCTACTTTGGCTCAATGATGCTTAGGCAGATGAGGTAGTGGGAAACAGTGCTTCTCAGGAGAGCACTGGTTGGTATCTTCATGGTAAAGGAGGCATATGAAGAGGAAATTAAGGTTATAATGGGCtcgataataaatatttgaacataGTAAATGTGTTCAGAAATCAGGATAGCATCAAAGATTGATAACGTTTAACCGGCACTTGCTGGATAACTAAGAAGTTTCTAGAAAAGCAAGAGAAGGGAGGACTTTCAGAGGGTATGAATACTACATACAGAGATAGGAGGGTTGCCATAGAAATCAAAGATATTGCATATAGATGCAGAGAAGAGTGTTCTATTGtgccaaataaaacatttaagaagtGGTAAGCAGCCAAACTAAAGTCCCTATCCCAAGCCAAAAAGTATGATCACTCCTGAAATCTACACAGTAGCATATCTTTGGGATATATAtctgagggggtgtgtgtgtctatatctaCCACACCTAAATTGTGGTGATGGGTTGGAAACAACATTCCCTGTTAATCTGAACTGGAAGTAATTTGCAGCGCTTAAGTCTACAACTTTGGCCATTGAGAAGAAAAATCACTCTAATTTGAGAATATGGATTTGTATAAATAGCAAAAGTGCTTTTTCCTCACTCACCAGAAAGATGACTCTACTTGGGAAATATTCACTTTCACATGTAAATCTTCCATTTTGATGGCATTATGAGACTCATCTAATCTTTAAATCTGTATAACTATGCCCTAAATGCTAGCACCTGCTTGGCCATCATATTACATTTAACAACTAATaaggacaataaaaatataaaggagagggccacctaggtggcttagtggattaaccttctgcctttgggtcaggttatgatgtcagggtcctgggattgagcccagcataaggttctctgctcagtggggaacctgcatcccccacctctctgtgtcaaataaataaataaaatctttaaatatatatataaaggggaGATGGGAATTTAACTTGTCTGCTTCAATTCCCCTTAAATAGTTTAGCAACCACGTTCTACAATTTAGGAAGAAAAGGCTACATTCTGATTACAGTACTTTTTTCCATACACATAGGCACTTCTGGTTTACAAAGCAATGAcgctattctattttattttacctttagaaGAATGCTACAACTCATATAGAGCAAGTACAATTAGAAACGAGGCCCCCACAAATCTTGTTTGCTGGCACCTGACTTTTTAGATTAGTATTTTCAAAACTATGTGCAGCCAAATAACTGGATATCAGGCAACAAAATAGCTCTATGGTAAAATTAAGTTTgaaaaatgctgagtgaaataagtcaagcagagagagtcaattatcatatggtttcacttacttgtggagcataaggaataacatggaggatattgggagatggcgaggaaaagtgaattgggggaaatcggagggggagacaaaccatgagaaactgtggactctgagaaacaaactgagggttttggaggggaaaagggtggagggatgggcaagcctggtgataggtattaaggagggcatgtattgcatggagcgctgggtgtggcacataaacaatgaatcttggaacactgaaaaaataaaattacaaaaaaaaaaaacccttaaaaaaaaaagatatactttaTAGGAAATGAccaggaacagaaggaaagatgcaaagagaggaaaaactatactttctttttcataagaagattaagtatttaaagaaaaatcatccTATCTGAATGACTGGATGAATTAATATGCTCATAATCAAACCAACTAAAAAAGTTTGTGGcactttgatttttaataaaatgattcttaatttaaaaaaatgctgagttttgcaaaagaaaagaaaaatgggtttcTGGATTGCAGGGAATCTCAGATCTCAGAGCCTTTTATATGCCCACAATGCATTGTGAAGCTTCAGAAGGTGGGCAAGAACATGAAGCCTTTCCCAAGCTTACTAGTTCAAAGAGCCTGGAGCATCTCAAGTGTTCTCTTAGAAACCCTAATTCCACACTGAGTACCATAGATTGCTAGAATCCTTGCACCTcagcagcaaaacaaaaatacagggaTGTAAGACCTATTTTGCACTATTTGGAAAACACCTTCCTTCAGTAGTGCCCCTGGTAGGATATTAAAGCACTTTTGAATTTATCATTGACTCATggtctcaaaaaaacaaaaaaacaaacaaaaaaaaaaaaccaacaacaactgTTTGAAGGACTACTGAACATGTAAGAGGAACTCTGTAAATCTTGGGAAGATTTGGGAAAAATGGGAAGGAatagaagaaagcagaaaaacatcTAAGTGCTCCCAGCGCTATAGAATGCAATGTGACAACAGAGCTCTGTATATCAATCACAGGTGAGCCCAGGACTTTTCTACTCCCAAACGCATATTC
This DNA window, taken from Lutra lutra chromosome 10, mLutLut1.2, whole genome shotgun sequence, encodes the following:
- the LOC125079044 gene encoding LOW QUALITY PROTEIN: olfactory receptor 1030-like (The sequence of the model RefSeq protein was modified relative to this genomic sequence to represent the inferred CDS: substituted 1 base at 1 genomic stop codon): MVRGNSTLVTEFVLLGLTDRPELQPVLFVLFLVIYLITVGGNLGMLVLIRIDSCLHTPMYYFLASLSCLDLCYSTNVTPKMLVNFSSEKKTISHAACLVQCYFFIAMVITEYYMLAVMAYDRYMAICNPLLYSSKMSRGVCIRLIVGPYVYGFLSGLMETMWTYRLTFCDSNIINHFYXADPPLIQLSCSDTFIKETSMFVVAGFNLSNSLLIILISYIFILIAILRMQSAEGRHKAFSTCGSHLVAVTVFYGTLFCMYVRPPTDKSVEQSKVIAVFYSFISPMLNPIIYSLRNKNVKQAFWKLIRKNVLLK